Within the Micromonospora citrea genome, the region CGGCCAGGGCGGCTACCCGCCCCAGCCGCCGGTATCCGGCGCGCCGCAGCCCGCGGGCGACCCGTGGGCCCCGCTGCCGCCCGTGCCGCAGCCGAGCAGCGACCCGTGGGCCGCGCCCCAGCCGCCGGTCTCCGGCGCCCCGCAGCCCCCGGTCTCCGGCGCTCCGGGCGAGCCCTGGGCGCAGCCCCCGGTCTCCGGCGCTCCCCAGCCCCCGGTCTCCGGCGCCCCGGGCGAGCCCTGGGCGCAGCCCTCGGTGTCCGGGGCGTCCCAGCCGCCGGTCTCCGGCGAGCCGTGGGCCGCGCCGCACCAGCCGGTCTCCGGGATGCCGCAGCCGCCGCTCTCCGGCACGCCCTACCCGCAGATGGCGTCCGGCGCGCCCGGCTACCCGCTCGGCGCACCGCAGCCGGTCGCGCCGGCGAAGAGCTCGAAGAAGCCGATCCTGATCATCGCGATCGTGGCGGTCGTGCTGACCCTGCTCTGCTGCGTCGGCGGCATCGTGGCGATCGTCGCGGGCGCCGACAAGGCGAAGGACGACCTCGAGAAGGCCCTGCCCACCCCGATCACCACCAACGCGCCGGGCGGCGGGCCCGGTTCCAGCTCCGCCCCGGGCAAGGACGACGAGACCTACAACATGAAGCCCGGCGACACGCTGGTGCTCTCCGACGACGACGGGACGCTCGAGGTCACCGTCACGCGCTTCACCACCTCCACCAAGGGCTGCCGGGCGTACGCCCCCGATCCCGACAAGGGCATGTACCTGATCGCCCACGTCACCGCCACGGTGACCAAGGGCGAGGCCTCCATCAACCCCTTCTACTTCGAGTGGGTGGCCGACGACGGCACCACGACCAACGGCCTGGCCAGCGCGCTCTCCGGCTGCGGCGACACGCTGAGCTCCGGCAACAACCTGCGTACGGGCAGCAAGCGGGCCGGCACGGTCGTGTTCAACGTCCGCGACAAGAACGGCGCGCTGGAGTACAAGCACAACTTCCGCAGCGCCGGCTCCTGGAAGCCGTAGTCCGCTGCCGATGACGGAAGGCCGGTCCCCCTCGGGGCCGGCCTTCCGCGCTCAGCGGCCCGGCCCCCCGCCCACCGGGCGCCCGACCACCGGCCCCTGCTCCAGCAGGCCGGCGACCGTGACCAGCGGGGCCAGCAGCGACGGCACCAGCGCGGGATCCTCCAGCCGCCCGGCCCGGTAGGTGATCAGCTCGGCGCCGCGCACGCTCCAGGCCGGCACCGCCCCCGCCAGGTGCGCGGCGACCAGGGCCGGCCCGACCAGGGCCTGCTGCCCCGGGGCCGCCGCGCCCACCCGCCACCGCCGGTCGAACTCCTCGTGCCCGGTGGCGTAGACGTCGCTGCCGAACAGCGCGCGGCCCAGCTTCGAGAACACGCCGCGCGGCGCGACCGTGAGCGCCGGGAACTGCCACCGCAACCACACCGAACAGACGACGTACACGTGCGTCTGCGAGTTGGTCGTCTGGTTGCCGTTCGCGTCGGTCGACGTGTGCGTCTCGGTGTGCTCGTACTCGGCCACCCCGACGGGGCGGCCGTGCAGCCTCCCGGTCAGCGCGAACCGCACGCCCCGGCGGTTGCGCCCCGGCACCCGGTCGGTCCAGGCGACCCGGGGCCGCTCGACGTACGCCCAGCCGTGGTGGGCCGCCCACTGCCGCCACCGTTCCCGCCGCTCCCGCTCCCGCCGGTGGGCCGTCACGACCAGCGCGACGAGTCCCACCCCCAGGAGGACGGCGAGCCCCCCGCACCCGCCCAGGAAGAGCACGGTCGTCATCCGCTCCACGGCGGCAGCGTAGTGACCGCCCGCACGCGTGGCACCCCGGCTGACGGCGGCCCGGCTGACGCGACCAGGCTGGCGGCGGCCCGGCTGACGCGACCAGGCTGGCGGCGGCTCGGCTCACGCGACCAGGCTGGCGGCGGCCCGGCCCTCAGGTCGGGCCCCGGGTGCGTCCCCTCAGGACCGGGTGCGCGCGGCGGACTCCGCGGCGCGGACCCGGGCCACGGCGGCGTCGAACAGGTCCCATCCGTCCCACTCGGGGTGGCCTGGGTCGGTGGGGCGCCAGCCCCGCGCGAGCGCCTCGTCGAGCAGCGCCCGCACCACGCCCGGCCGGTGCAGGTTCAGGTGGCCGTCACCGGTCGCCACCCCGCCGGAGGGCAGGTATCCGTCGGGCACCGCGCGCCCCGGGCCGCCCATGAAGAGGATCCCCAGCCTGCCCGGCGCGCCGTCGCGGCTCACCGCGAGGCGCTCGCCGCAGCGCGGCCAGCCGTCGTCGCCCCGATCGACGTGGTGGCGATGGGTGACCGACCAGCGGTACGTCGCCTCGCCGACGACCAGCAGCCGCGCGCCGCTGCCCCGCCCCATCGGCGCAGTCTACGTTCCCCCGGACGCGCCGGGGGCGGGCAGCCGGGCGGCGAGCCGGTCCAGGGCCGGGGTGCTCACGCGGCGAGGGCGGGATGGCGGACGTACCGCGCGATCCACAGGCGAGGGACGACCTCCGTCTCGCCGGCCGGCACGAAGCCGAGAGACTCGTACAGGGCTCGCGCCGGCAGGTTGTCCCTGCCGGTGGCGACGATGACGCGCCGGTTTCCCGCCAGGGCCAGCGCCGCACGCACCAAAGCCCTGCCCAGCCCCTGCCGGTGGGCGGCGGGGTCGACGACGAGCCGGTGGATGTCCACCTCGGCGGCGTCGCCGGTCAGCGCGAGGGCACCGACCAGCCGCCGGCCGTCGAAGTGACCGAGCCAGCGCAGCGGCGCCGCCCGCAACTCGTCGAGCGACTCGCGCAGCGGCGGAATACGGTCGTCACCGATGATCGACGCCTCCACCGCGTACGCCGCCCGCTGCACCGACAGCAGGTCCCGCGCCAGCGGTTCGTCGTCGCGCGGCTCGATCTCCACGATCTCCACCGGCCCAGTGGATCACGCCGCGATCCGGAGCGTACGACCGTCCTCGGCCGCGTGCCGCCCCGGCGGGCGGCGAAATGCCGGCGACGGCGGGCGCGACGCCGGGCGCCGGCGGCGGAAATGCCGACGACGCCGGGCGCCGGCGGCGGAAATGCCGACGACGCCGGGCGCCGGCGGCGGAAATGCCGACGACGCCGGGCGCGGGCGGCGGCACACTGCCTTTCGTGCGCATCCGAGAAGTCAGCCGGACCGAACTTTCCGTCCTGCGGGACATCGAGCGTGCGGCCGGGGAGTGCTTCCGCGACGTCGGCATGCCGGAGATAGCCGACGACGAGCCGCTGCCGCTCGACGTCCTCGACCGCTACCGGCGGGCGGGCCGGGCGTGGGTCGCGACCGACTCCGCCGACGTGCCGGTCGGCTACCTCGTCGCCGACACCGTCGACGGGAACCTGCACGTCGAGCAGGTCTCGGTGCATCCCCGCCACGCGCGGCGTGGGGTGGGACGCCGCCTGCTCGACCACCTCGCCGGCCGGGCGGCGGCCACCGGCGTACCGGCCCTGACCCTCACCACGTTCGCCGACGTGCCGTGGAACGCCCCCTACTACGTACGCTGTGGCTTCCTGGTCGTCGACGACGCCGACCTCACGCCGGGGCTGCGGGCCGTCCGCGAACGCGAGGCCGCCCACGGGCTCGACCGCTGGCCCCGCGTCTGCATGCGTCGCCCCACGCCGACGACGGCAGGGTAGGCACGCCCGTGCCCGGCCTGCGCGTCACCGCGTCCTGCTCCCGCTGCACACCCCGATCGTCACCCAGCTAGTCACTCAGCCGCCGGCTTCGACTTCGACTGGCCGTAGTCTCACCTGCCAGTTGTGAGCGGCGTAGTCGGCCACGACCGCGTCGAAGTAGACGCCAACAGTTGGAAGCTCGCTGCCGCGCGGGAGCGCGGTTATCTCCAGCAGGCCAAGCGCATCCGGCTGGCCGCCGATCTCGACGAAGACGCCGAACGGCATCGCCGCGAGCACCCGCACGCGGACTCGTGCACCCACAGGCAGTGCCGACTTGATCGCTGGCCACGAGCGCTTTGCTCGCTCAGCTCTGCCGCCGAGCAAGCGCCAGGCGTCGGGGCTCATGGCCACTCATCCTCGCACGGTCAGTTTGGAAGGTGCCTTGACTCGCAGAACATGCTCCTACAGCCGTGCTGGTGAGCGGGTCGGCTTTTCGCTCACCCGCTGCCAGGATCGGACTGGCTGGTGCTGTTGGTGCCCTTTGTTGATCGGCCCTGCGGGCACAGCGGGCACGGCAGGAAGTCCGTCGGATGTTGCTACCGTCCAGCTATGCGACTCGATAGCCGTTCGTGGGCAGGCATGTTGGCGGTTGGACTCGGGTTGTCGGTGGGTTGGTTCTCGGCTGGGGAGGGCGGCTCGGTCCAACGCGCCCCTATCGCTTTCCTCGTCATGGCTCTCGGACTTGGCGGCGCTGGCCTTCTGGTCGGCGTGGTGTTGAGCCGTGGGAACCACCGAAGTTGGGTTGTGTCGGCGCTGATGCTGTTGACTTCCTTTTACGCCGGTACCTGGCTGAACTCGCCCTACCACAGCCTCGCTGGGGACGCGCTCGTCCTGGTCCTCGCCGCCATCCCGGCTTGCGTCACTTCGGCGCTCGGGCTCGCAGTCGGCCAGCACCTCGCGACCCGACGGGCTCCGACTCCTTCGGTGTGAACACGGGTGCGGCGCACTGTCGGCTGTCGTCCGCTGCCGCCTCATGAGGCAGAGCTACGCTTTCCCTGCCGCCTTGTATCGTCTCGTGCCAGCCGCTGGCAGCCCTTTCGCTGCGTCCTGGCTGCCCGACAAGCCCGGGTAAGTGCAGCGTCTGTTGAAAAAGGCCGTCTCCCACTGCGGGAAACGGCCTTTGAACTGGGTGGAGCTGAGGGGATTTGAACCCCTGACCCCCTCGATGCGAACGAGGTGCGCTACCGGTCTGCGCCACAGCCCCTCCGCCGGCGAACCGGCTTCGGTCCCACCCGGCTGTCACCGGGCGGGCCGGCGACAAGGCTAACAGGTCGACCGCCCCCGCCGCGAATCCACCCCCCGCCCTTCGAGATCTTGGCGCGCGAAGCGGCCCTTTCGGTCGTACCGGCGAGCGGGAGCCCGAAGGGCCCTTTCCGACGCGAGCGCGGGCCTCGGGGAGCGGGCGGGCGGCGGGGAAATCGATGGACAACGCGGGCGGAGAGGCGCAGCGTGGGGCGGATGCGACAAGAGGACGTCTGGGACGACGAGGCCGCCGACAGGTACGACACCCCCGGCGCCGGCATGTTCGCCCCCGAGGTGCTGGGGCCGACGGTGGAGCGCCTGGCCGAGCTGGCCGGCGGCGGTGCGGCGCTCGAATTCGCCGTCGGCACCGGCCGGGTGGCCGTTCCACTCGCCGCGCGCGGGGTGCCGGTCAGCGGCATCGAGCTGTCCCGCCCGATGGTGCGGCGGCTGCGTACGAAGGTGGACGAGGCAACGGTCCCGGTGGTCGTCGGCGACATGGCGAGCGACACCGTGCCCGGCGAGTTCTCGCTGGTCTACCTGGTCTACAACACGATCTCGAACCTGCTCACCCAGGCCGAGCAGGTGGCGTGCTTCCGCAACGCCGCCCGTCACCTCGCCCCGGGCGGCCGGTTCGTGATCGAGCTGTGGGTGCCGGAGCTGCGCAAACTCCCGATGGGCCAGGAGGCGACGGTCTGGCTGACGGAGCCGGGCTACATCGGCCTGGACACCTACGACGTGCTGCGCCAGCGGGTGGTGTCGCACCACTTCCGGTTCGACGGGAGCACGCAGGCCCGGCTGTTCCGCTCGCCGCACCGCTACATCTGGCCCGCGGAGCTGGACCTAATGGGTCAACTGGCCGGCTTCGAGCTGGAGAGCCGGCACGCGGACTGGTCCGGCACCGAGTTCACCGCGGACTCGCGGTCGCACGTGTCCGTCTACCGCCTGCCGGCCCCGAACTGATCACCGCGGACCGGCCCGGCCGGGCAGAGACCGACCATGCTCGCCCCGACGGGCATCAGGCGGGGTGGGTGCCGCGGCCGGACTGGTAGGGGCGGCCCCGCAGGCCGCCCGCACGCCGGTAGGAGACGGAGGCGCCGTTGGCCGCCGCCGGCAGGTCGGTGGGCCGGTCCAGGCCCATCGCGGCACGGCGTACCGCCTCACGCTGGGCCGCCAGGCGGCGCTGCGCCTCCCGGCGGGCCGCCGCCCGGCGGGCCTGCTCGCGCCGCACCTCGGCCTGGCGGGCGGCCAGCCACGCGGCCTCCCGGGCCCGCGCCCGCCGCCGCCGGCGCTCCGCCACCGCCCGCGCCCGCAGGTGTACGACGTACGCGACGAGCAGCGTGGCGGTGACGCCGAAGCTGATCCAGAAGCCGGGGCTGACCACGACCACGCCGATCAGCTCGACGAAGTTGAGCAGCAGCAGCGCGGCGAGCACCCGGCGCCGCCGGTAGACGGCGGGGGTGTGCTGCCGGCGCGGCGGCGGCCGGCGGCGGTTCTTCTTCGGTGCGGGCGGCACGGCGCGCAGCCGGCTCGGCCGGCGGGCCGCGGGCGGCGCGGAGACCGGGGCGGCGAGACCGCCCGTGTCCTTGTCCTCGCTGAGCGTGACGACGAGCGAGCGGGGCGGATGGACCGGCCGCCGTCCCGGGACAGTACGACGCCGCCGGCGGCGCTGGAGCACCCGCGCCGTCGACTGCGCCCGCTCCGCCACCAGCCGCTCGGTGGCGTCGTACCGGCGGACCAGCGCCGGGGCGAGGGCGAGCAGGCCGGCGGCGGCGAGGACGGCGAGGAGCACCGAGGTCGGCACCCTCACCCCTCCCGTCACCGAATTCGGAGCAACCGCCGCCCGACCGCAGGATCTTCCACCGAGCCTGGTCGGGTGCGTGGATCGTACGGGTGGTGCAGCGCTTGCCACAGCTTGCAGTCACTTGAGGTTACGGGCCGCCGACGCGGATGGTGACACGCCGCGCCGATCCCGCCCGTGGGACGGCTCACCCCGTGGTGGCGCGGATCCGGTGCCAGCGGGCCAGCAGGCCGCCCTCGGCGGCGACCTCCTCGCTGGTCATCGCGTATCCGATATGGTCCCGCCACGCACCGTCGATGTGCATGTACCGCACGTGGTACGCCTCCTCGCGGAAGCCGAGCTTCTCCACCACGCGCCGGGACGGCCGGTTCTCCGGCCGGATGTTCACCTCGACCCGGTGCAGCCCGCCGGGACCGAAGGCGTGGTCGACGGCGAGCGCCATCGCGGTGGGGATGATGCCACGACCGGCGACCCGGGAGTCCACCCAGTAGCCGACGTACCCGGAACAGAACGCCCGCCGCACGATGCTGCCCACGTTCAGGTGCCCGACCAGCCGCTCGCGCCCGTCCTCGCGCAGGCAGACCGCGAACGGCATCCCCTCGCCGGTGCGCGCCGACCGGCGCTGGTCGCGGTGCACCCACCGGAACGAGGCCGGCGAGTTCAGCTCGTGCCAGCTTCCCGGCAGGGTCGACTCCCACGGCGCGAGCCACTCCTGGTTGGCCCGGCGCACCTCGGACCAGGCGGCCGCGTCCGACCGCCGGTAGGGCCGCAGCACCACCGGGCCGTCGGCCAGCACCGCCGGCCATCCCGGCGCCCGCCCACCCCCGAACAGATTCACCGCGTCAGCTTCCGCTCGCGACCACGGCGCCCGCAAGGCCGCTCCCCCGCGCGCCGGGCCGGCCGTCCACCGCGACCGCGAGGGCTCGCTCACCGGCGCCGGTCCAGCAGGAGCACGTCCACCGTCGAGCCGGCCGCCGCGGTGGTCACCCGCTCGCCGAGCACCATCAGGCCGTTCGCCTCGGCCAGCCCGGAGAGGGTGTACGGGCCGCCGTTGAGCGGCTGGACCGTGTAGCCGCCGCCGCGCCGCTCGGCGACGTGCGCGGGGCGGAACTCGCGCAGCCCCACCGGCGACGAGATCGTCTCCAGCAGGTGCGCGCGGACGCTGGGCCGGAACACCGGTTCCGCCCCGGCCAGCAGGTTGATCGCCGGGCGGGCCAGCACCTCGAAGCCGATCAGGGCCGCGCCCGTGTCGCCGGGTAGACACACCACGGGCACCTCCTCGGCGCCGACCGTGCCGAAGCCGAGCGAGGTGCCCGGATAGAGCGCCACCTCGGTGAACGTGACCGGGCCGGCCCGGCTGCCCTCCCGGCGGGACAGGATCCGCCGCACCATGTCGCCCGGCCCGGTGCCGGTGCCCCCGGTGGTGATGATCAGGTCGGCGCGCAGCGTCTGGTCCTCCAGCAGCCCGCGCAGCCCTTCCGGGTCGTCGTCGCAGATGCCGACCCGGTACGCCAGCGCGCCCACCTCGGCCGCCGCCGCGGTGAGCGCGTGCGAGTTGGCGTCCACCGTCTGGCCGGGCTGGCTGCCCCGGCCCACGTCGACCAACTCGTCGCCGGTGGCCACGATGACCACCCGGGGGCTGGGCCGGACCACGACGTGCCCGATGCCGGTGGCGGCGAACACCGCGACCAGCGCCGGGGAGACGTACGTGCCGGCGCGGGCCAGCAGGGTGCCGGCGGGCAGTTCCTCGCCGGCCCGGCGCACCCCGTACCCCCGTTTGGGGACGCGAAAGATCTCCACCGCCGCCATGCCCTGGTCGGTCCACTCGACCGGGACCACCACGTCCGCGGCGAGCGGCAGCGGTGCCCCGGCGGCGACGGAGAAGCACGCGCCGGGGGTGAGCCGCACCGGGCGCCAGCTCGCCGCGCCGAGGTCGCCGACGACGTTGAGCCGCACGTTGCGTCCGCCCGGCCCGCCCGACTGGGTCGGGACGTAGCCCACGCCCCGACCGCCCCCGGAGATGTCCTCCCAGCGGGCCGCGTACCCGTCCACGGCCGCCTGGTCGAAGGCCGGGAAGGAGTGCGGCGCGACGACGTCCTCAGCGAGGACGTTGCCGTGCGCCTGGGTGAGGTCGAGGTCGAGCGGAGGCAGCGCGCGTAACCTGCGCAGCACGCTGCCCAGGTAGTCGGCGAGCGGCGTCAACTCGTTCGCGGCCGCCTCGGCGTCGGCCGACGCTGTCATGTACCAGTCACGCCCGACGCGTCGTCGTTGACGAACTCGGCCAGCCACTTGCGGAACTCGCCGCCGAGGTCGTCGCGCTCGGCGGCGATCTGCACCACGGTCTGGAGGTAGCCCAGCGGCATGCCGGTGTCGTAGCGGGTGCCCCGGTAGACGATGGCGTGCACCGGCGTGCCCTCGTTGCGCAGCAGCTCCATCGCGTCGGTCAGCTGGATCTCGCCGCCGCTGCCCGGTTCCGTCCGCCGGATGGCGTCGAAGATGCTGGCCGGCAGGACGTAGCGGCCCAGCACCGCGAGGTTGCTCGGCGCGTCCTCCGGCTTCGGCTTCTCCACCATGCCGGTGACCCGGACGACCTCGCCGATGTCGGTCAGCTCCGCCTCGGCCGGCTCGACCGAGGCGATACCGTAGCGCTTGGTCTCCGACGGGTCGACCTCGAAGAAGGCCAGCACCACGCCGCCGGTGCGCGCCTGGAGCTCCAACATGGCCGGCAGCAGCGGCTCGGACTGCTTCACGAACTCGTCGCCCAGCAGCACCGCGAAGGGCTGGTCGCCGACGTGCGACTCGGCGTACCCGACGGCGTGGCCGAGGCCGAGCTGCTCCGGCTGGCGGCAGGTGTAGATCTCGGCCAGCTCGCCGGGCCGGCGCACGGCGGCCAGCCGCTCGGCGTCGCCCTTCTCCTCCAGCCGGGCCTCCAGGTCGGGGCGGCTGTCGAAGTGGTCCACCATCGAGGTCTTGCCCCGTCCTGTGATCAGCAGGACGTCGCCGATGCCGGCCTGGGCGGCCTCCTCGACGATGTACTGCAGCACCGGCCGGTCGACGACCGGAAGCAGCTCCTTGGGCACCGCCTTCGTGGCCGGCAGGAACCGGGTGGCGAGTCCTGCGGCCGGGATGACGGCTTTGACCGCGCGGGAGCGACCGGTTGCGGCGGTCGCCGATGAGGGGTTCGCTGAGTGCTCCGACATGTCGCGAGACTATCGGCCACGGCTCTGCCGTGGAGGGTGAGGACCGGAAGACGCGCCGCCGCCCGTGCCCGGCCGTGCGGGACCGGGCCCGGCCGGCGCGGTACGCGGGTCGGCGTCGGGTCCGGGCGGGCCGGCGTGCGGATCGACGTCGGCGGAGTCGGCCGGATCCGGGCGGCTGCGGGCCGGCTGACGCGGGGCCCCGGCACGCGGCAGGCCGTCCTCGGAGGTGACCGCGCCAGCGGGGACGGGGATCTCCCGGGCCGGCGGATCGCCCCACCCGTCGGCGGCCCGGTCACCGTCGACCCGGCCCTCCCCGGCGGTCGGGTCGTCGGGAATCCGATCGTCGTCGGCCCGGCCCTCGGCGGTCGGGTCGTCGGGAATCCGATCGTCGTCGGCCCGGCCCTCGGCGGTCGGGTCGTCGGGAATCCGATCGTCGTCGGCCCGGCCCTCGGCGGTCGGCTCGTCGGCAATCCGACCGTCGTCGGCCCGGCCCTCGGCGGTCGGCTCGTCGGCAATCCGACGGTCGGGAGTCCGGTCGCCGTCGGCCGTCCGGGTGCCGGCGCTCCGCCAGGTGTCCCGGCCCGCCGCCTTGGCGGCGTAGAGCGCGTCGTCGGCGGCGTCCAGCACCTCCTGCCCTGAGCCGGCGTGGTCGGGATAGACGGCGATGCCGATGGAGACGGTGACCGGGATGGCCACGGGCCCGCCCCCGCCGTGCCCGCCGGCCGTCATCGGGGCCTCGCGCACGGCCGCCCCGAGCCGCTCCGCGACGATCGCCGCGCCCCGGGCGTCGGTCTCGGGCAGCAGCACCACGAACTCCTCCCCGCCCTGCCGGAAGGCGAGGTCCACCTCACGGATCTCGCCGCGTACCCGGCGGGCGAACTCGGCCAGCACGGCGTCGCCGGCCGCGTGCCCGTGCGTGTCGTTGACCTCCTTGAACCGGTCCAGGTCGAGGGCGAGGACGCTGAGCATCCGGCCGAACCGGCTCGCCCGCTCCACCTCCCGGCGGATCGACTCGCGCAGGTACCGGTAGTTCCAGAGCCCGGTCAGCGGGTCGGTCAACGAGAGCCGCTGCGCCTCCTCGTGCACCCGCACGTTGTCGACCGCGACGGCGGCGTGGCCGGCGAAGGTCCGCAGCGTCACCAGGTCGTCGTCGTCGAACTCGTCCGCGCCGAGCCGGTCGTAGAGGACGAGCACGCCGAGTGCCCCGGCCGGGGACGCCGGCTCCGCACCGGCCCGGGCGGCCGGCCCGTCCCCCGCCCGGCGCCCTCGGCCGTCCCCGCGCCGCCCGGAGCTCTCACCGCGCCGGAAGCGCCCGCCGCCCCGCCGGAGCCGCCCGGAGCTCTCACCGCGCCGGAAGCGCCCGCCGCCGCGCCGGAGCCGCTGGACGCGCCCGGAGCGCCCGGGGCCGCGAACGGCACCGCGATGTACGTGCGGCAGCGCGGCTCGCCGGGCGGCGCGGCCGTCGGCTCCACCCGGCCGCGCTGCGGTTCGCCCGTCGCCGCGACCGCGCCGACCACGCCGCTGCCCAGCGGCACCCGCAGCGGCCCGGCCCGGTCGTCCGGCGGGCAGCGCTCGTCCAGCCCTTCGGTGCACTGCGCGACGAGCCCTCCGCCGTCGTCGACCAGCAGGACCGCGCCGGCCCGGGCGCCCGTCGCCGCGATCGCGCTGTGCAGGATCACGCGCAGGATGCGTTGCAGGTCGTGCGTGCTGGCCAGGGTGTCGCCCAGCACCGCGAGGTGCCCGCGCAGCTGGTCGCGGCTGCTGGTCAGCGCCGCCACGTACGTGCCCGTCTCCCGGGTCATCCGGTTGAAGGCACCGGCCAGCCGTCCGATCTCGTCCCGGCTGCGCACCGGCACCCGGGCCGTCAGGTCGCCGCGGGCCACCCGGTCCACCGCGCCCGCCAGCTCCCCGAGCGGACGGGTGGTCACCCGGGCCAGCCGCCAGGCGGCCACCACGGCCAGCAGGGCCGCCACCAGCACCGCCGCGAGCAGCGCCGGGTAGAGGCCGGGCGGCTGTTCGCTGGGGACCGAGAGCACCAGCGGCAGCGGTTGGCCGGCCGACGGACCGACCCGGCGGACGTAACGGCCGTCGGCGGTCTCCGTGACCCGCTCCCCGTCGAGCGTGCCGGCGGCGGCGAGCACCGCGTCGCGTACCCCTGTCGACTCGGTGCTGTGGGCGAGCCGCACGGGCGCCTCGGCGTCGTCGAGCAGCGTGACCGCCACGCCGGTCACGGCCGCGAGCCGCGCCACGAAGGCCGGGTCGACCGGGTGCGCGGCGGCGACCGTGCCCAGCGACCCGCCGGACCGGTCGCGCAGGTCGACCCGGGCGGCGAGCGCCCGCACCGGGCCGGCGGACGGCGTGGCGGCCGAGCAGTCGCGCCAGGGCTCCGCCGGCCCGCCGGGCGTCGCGTAGGTGACCCGGCCGGTCACGTCGGTGACCCGCACGCCGGTCGCCAGGCCACGGCTGACCACCTGGCTCGCGGCGCCCGGCCGGTCGCCGGTCAGGGCCACCGCGTCGGCGGCGGCCCGCAGTTGCTGGCAGAGGGCGTCGACCGAGGTGCGCACGGCCGCGGCGGCCACCGCGAGCCGCTCGGTGGAGCGGCTGCGGTCGACCGACACCACTGTCGAGCCGACGAAGAGCGCCCCGAGCACCACCGGGCCGAGCACCACCGCCAGGAAGGCTGTGGTCAACCGCCCGCGTAGCGTCACTCGGTCCCCCCGGAAGTTCCGCCGCCGTCGCTTGCGATGCTGACACAGAGCAACCAGGTGACAAACGTTGCGTCAGGAGTGTTGCGTGCCCGATTTTTCTCATGAAGCGGAAGCGGCGAAGCGGGACGCCCGCGCCGCCGTGCTCGCCGCCCGCCGGGCGCTCACCGCCGCGCGGCGGGCCGACGCCGCCGGGCGCGTCCAGGCCGAGCTGGTGGCACTCGTACGCCGGCTGCGCCCGCGCCGGATGACGGCGTACGTGCCGGTCGGCTCCGAGCCGGGCGGGCCCGACCTGCCGGCGGTGCTGCACGGGGCGCTGCCGCCGGGAGGCGAGCTGCTGCTGCCGGTGCTCTGCGACGACCTCGACCTCGACTGGGCCGCCTGGACCGGGCCGGGCGACCTGGTGGCCGCCGGGCGGGGCATGCGCGAGCCGGCCGGGCCGCGACTGGGGCGGGACGCGGTGGCCGGGGCGGAGCTGGTGGTGGTGCCGGCGCTCGCGGTGGACCGCCGGGGGCTGCGGCTGGGTCGGGGCGGCGGCTCGTACGACCGGGCGCTGGCCCGGGTGCCGGCGACCGCCGTGACCGTGGTCCCGCTGCACGACGGTGAGCTGGTCGGGGTGCTGCCCGCCGAGCCGCACGACCGCCCGGTACGCGCGGTGGTCACGCCCGCCGACGGCCTGCGTACGCTGGACGCCGCCGCCGGGTGACGCGACCGGCGCCGGTGCTGGTGCCGGGGCGGACGGCGTCCCCGGCGGCGCGACCGGCGCCGGAGCTGGTGCCGGGGCGGACGGCGCTCCGGGCGTCGGGGTGTCGCGCCCCACACTTCCGCTGGACGAATCCGGGGCGATGACGCACCATTGGCACTCGAAGACGTCGAGTGCCAATCGGCCGTGCCTGATCCGGAGGAGAACGTGCCCACGTACCAGTACGCCTGCACCGCGTGCGGCCACCAGCTCGAGGCGGTGCAGTCCTTCTCTGACGAGCCGCTGACCGACTGCCCGGCGTGTGAGGGGCGGCTGCGCAAGCTCTTCAACTCGGTCGGCATCGTGTTCAAGGG harbors:
- a CDS encoding GNAT family N-acetyltransferase, which encodes MEIVEIEPRDDEPLARDLLSVQRAAYAVEASIIGDDRIPPLRESLDELRAAPLRWLGHFDGRRLVGALALTGDAAEVDIHRLVVDPAAHRQGLGRALVRAALALAGNRRVIVATGRDNLPARALYESLGFVPAGETEVVPRLWIARYVRHPALAA
- a CDS encoding class I SAM-dependent DNA methyltransferase, with product MRQEDVWDDEAADRYDTPGAGMFAPEVLGPTVERLAELAGGGAALEFAVGTGRVAVPLAARGVPVSGIELSRPMVRRLRTKVDEATVPVVVGDMASDTVPGEFSLVYLVYNTISNLLTQAEQVACFRNAARHLAPGGRFVIELWVPELRKLPMGQEATVWLTEPGYIGLDTYDVLRQRVVSHHFRFDGSTQARLFRSPHRYIWPAELDLMGQLAGFELESRHADWSGTEFTADSRSHVSVYRLPAPN
- a CDS encoding DUF4352 domain-containing protein; translation: MSHPQPPYGPQDPNQPSPEQQPQPYPTAPTPQPPAGQGGYPPQPPVSGAPQPAGDPWAPLPPVPQPSSDPWAAPQPPVSGAPQPPVSGAPGEPWAQPPVSGAPQPPVSGAPGEPWAQPSVSGASQPPVSGEPWAAPHQPVSGMPQPPLSGTPYPQMASGAPGYPLGAPQPVAPAKSSKKPILIIAIVAVVLTLLCCVGGIVAIVAGADKAKDDLEKALPTPITTNAPGGGPGSSSAPGKDDETYNMKPGDTLVLSDDDGTLEVTVTRFTTSTKGCRAYAPDPDKGMYLIAHVTATVTKGEASINPFYFEWVADDGTTTNGLASALSGCGDTLSSGNNLRTGSKRAGTVVFNVRDKNGALEYKHNFRSAGSWKP
- a CDS encoding GNAT family N-acetyltransferase, whose amino-acid sequence is MRIREVSRTELSVLRDIERAAGECFRDVGMPEIADDEPLPLDVLDRYRRAGRAWVATDSADVPVGYLVADTVDGNLHVEQVSVHPRHARRGVGRRLLDHLAGRAAATGVPALTLTTFADVPWNAPYYVRCGFLVVDDADLTPGLRAVREREAAHGLDRWPRVCMRRPTPTTAG
- a CDS encoding GNAT family N-acetyltransferase; the encoded protein is MLADGPVVLRPYRRSDAAAWSEVRRANQEWLAPWESTLPGSWHELNSPASFRWVHRDQRRSARTGEGMPFAVCLREDGRERLVGHLNVGSIVRRAFCSGYVGYWVDSRVAGRGIIPTAMALAVDHAFGPGGLHRVEVNIRPENRPSRRVVEKLGFREEAYHVRYMHIDGAWRDHIGYAMTSEEVAAEGGLLARWHRIRATTG
- the glp gene encoding gephyrin-like molybdotransferase Glp, with the translated sequence MTASADAEAAANELTPLADYLGSVLRRLRALPPLDLDLTQAHGNVLAEDVVAPHSFPAFDQAAVDGYAARWEDISGGGRGVGYVPTQSGGPGGRNVRLNVVGDLGAASWRPVRLTPGACFSVAAGAPLPLAADVVVPVEWTDQGMAAVEIFRVPKRGYGVRRAGEELPAGTLLARAGTYVSPALVAVFAATGIGHVVVRPSPRVVIVATGDELVDVGRGSQPGQTVDANSHALTAAAAEVGALAYRVGICDDDPEGLRGLLEDQTLRADLIITTGGTGTGPGDMVRRILSRREGSRAGPVTFTEVALYPGTSLGFGTVGAEEVPVVCLPGDTGAALIGFEVLARPAINLLAGAEPVFRPSVRAHLLETISSPVGLREFRPAHVAERRGGGYTVQPLNGGPYTLSGLAEANGLMVLGERVTTAAAGSTVDVLLLDRRR
- a CDS encoding UTP--glucose-1-phosphate uridylyltransferase; amino-acid sequence: MSEHSANPSSATAATGRSRAVKAVIPAAGLATRFLPATKAVPKELLPVVDRPVLQYIVEEAAQAGIGDVLLITGRGKTSMVDHFDSRPDLEARLEEKGDAERLAAVRRPGELAEIYTCRQPEQLGLGHAVGYAESHVGDQPFAVLLGDEFVKQSEPLLPAMLELQARTGGVVLAFFEVDPSETKRYGIASVEPAEAELTDIGEVVRVTGMVEKPKPEDAPSNLAVLGRYVLPASIFDAIRRTEPGSGGEIQLTDAMELLRNEGTPVHAIVYRGTRYDTGMPLGYLQTVVQIAAERDDLGGEFRKWLAEFVNDDASGVTGT